The Equus caballus isolate H_3958 breed thoroughbred chromosome 12, TB-T2T, whole genome shotgun sequence genome contains a region encoding:
- the LOC138916637 gene encoding olfactory receptor 4A15-like translates to MENRHNGTEFVLLGLTQTPEGQKVLFVAFLLIYIVTLVANLLIIVTIMASQSLGAPMYFFLAYLSFIDAVYSTVIAPKMIADLLYEKKTISFRACMTQVFIEHLFAGAEVILLVVMAYDRYVAICEPLHYLIIMNQRVCIVMLLVAWTGGFLHSLVQFLFIYQLPFCGPNVIDNFVCDVYPLLKLACTNTYLTGLSMIANGGAICTIIFFILLVSYGVILYSLKTHGLEEKCKAFYTCASHMTVVILFFVPCVFLYARPNSTFPIDKSMTVVFSVITPMLNPLIYTLRNAEMKNAIRKLWSKNVTLVERGLFPSRRT, encoded by the coding sequence ATGGAAAATAGGCACAATGGGACTGAGTTTGTCCTCCTGGGACTCACACAGACCCCTGAGGGGCAAAAAGTTCTATTTGTTGCATTCTTACTTATCTACATTGTGACCCTAGTGGCCAATCTCCTCATCATTGTGACCATTATGGCCAGCCAGTCACTGGGTGcccccatgtacttttttctggcttatttatcatttattgatGCTGTCTATTCTACTGTCATTGCTCCCAAAATGATTGCAGACTTGCTTTATGAGAAGAAGACTATTTCCTTCCGGGCTTGTATGACTCAAGTCTTTATAGAACACTTATTTGCTGGTGCTGAAGTCATTCTTCTGGtggtgatggcctatgaccgatATGTAGCTATCTGTGAACCTCTTCATTATTTGATCATCATGAATCAGCGTGTTTGCATTGTCATGCTGCTGGTGGCCTGGACTGGAGGCTTTCTGCACTCATTGGttcaatttctctttatttatcagctccctttctgtggccccaatgtcatTGACAACTTCGTGTGTGATGTGTATCCCTTATTGAAACTTGCTTGCACCAATACCTACCTCACTGGACTTTCTATGATAGCTAATGGAGGGGCAATTTGCACTATCATCTTCTTCATTCTCCTAGTTTCCTATGGGGTCATATTATACTCTCTTAAGACTCATGGTTTGGAAGAGAAATGCAAAGCCTTCTACACCTGTGCATCCCATATGACTGTggtcattttattctttgttcccTGTGTCTTTCTGTATGCAAGGCCAAATTCCACTTTTCCCATTGATAAATCCATGACTGTGGTTTTCAGTGTCATAACTCCCATGTTGAACCCCTTAATCTACACCCTGAGaaatgcagaaatgaaaaatgccatCAGAAAACTTTGGAGCAAAAATGTGACTTTAGTTGAGAGAGGGCTGTTTCCCTCCCGCAGAACGtaa